A single Populus alba chromosome 7, ASM523922v2, whole genome shotgun sequence DNA region contains:
- the LOC118040369 gene encoding U3 snoRNP-associated protein-like EMB2271, translating to MKNKNPRKMGGPPGKNKRGSSKFSMNRDPFFSNSKRRKKDEDEVIESEEEELDGGILNSGGESGEEEEEELEPEETAEEKRQRIAKQVVENLRKREKELEDEEDEEGERVFEKEGERDSFVAKKLMQQQLEDSGRLRRAIASRVQKPESVDGFEILVKHRQSVTAICLSDNDSKGFSASKDGTILHWDVDSGKAERYQWPNEEILRSHGSKNPEGRATKHSRNVLALSVSTDGRYLASGGLDRHVHLWDTRTREHIQAFPGHKGPVSCLTFRQGSSELFSGSFDRSIKIWNVEDRAYMSTLFGHQSEVLAIDCLWQERVLAVGRDRSMQLFKVHDESRLIFRSSTSSLECCCFIDNSEFLSGSDDGNIALWGIQKKKPVYIVKNAHALSTDVNNGELKDRGRNYNGHIASSWVSSVGVCRGSDLAASGAGNGSVHLWAIEGAGKGIRPLYDLPLIGFVNSLAFAKSGKFLVAGVGQEPRLGRWGHNSAARNGVAIQRLKLL from the exons ATGAAAAACAAGAATCCAAGGAAGATGGGAGGCCCCCCAGGAAAAAACAAGAGGGGCAGCAGCAAATTCTCTATGAATAGAGATCCCTTTTTCAGCAACAGCAAAAGACGCAAGAAGGATGAAGATGAGGTTATCGAATCCGAGGAGGAGGAGTTGGACGGAGGAATACTTAATAGTGGAGGAGAATcaggggaggaggaggaggaggaattaGAACCGGAGGAGACGGCGGAAGAGAAGAGGCAGCGGATTGCGAAACAGGTGGTGGAGAATcttagaaagagagagaaggagctTGAGGATGAGGAGGATGAGGAGGGGGAGAGAGTGTTTGAGAAGGAAGGTGAGAGGGATTCTTTTGTGGCTAAGAAATTGATGCAGCAACAGCTTGAGGATAGTGGTCGTTTGAGGAGAGCCATTGCTTCTag GGTTCAAAAGCCAGAGAGTGTTGATGGATTTGAGATCCTAGTGAAGCATCGGCAATCTGTTACTGCTATATGCCTTTCTGATAATGACTCAAAGGGCTTTTCTGCTTCCAAAGATGGCACGATTTTGCATTGGGATGTAGACAGTGGAAAAGCTGAAAGATACCAATGGCCTAATGAGGAAATACTAAGATCCCATGGGTCCAAGAATCCAGAAGGACGAGCAACTAAGCATAGCAGGAATGTTTTGGCGTTGTCTGTTAGCACTGATGGTCGGTATTTGGCAAGTGGAGGCTTGGATCGACATGTTCATTTGTGGGACACCCGTACACGAGAACATATTCAG GCCTTCCCAGGTCATAAAGGTCCTGTCTCATGTTTGACTTTTAGGCAAGGGAGTTCAGAACTTTTTTCTGGTTCATTTGATCGATCAATCAAGATATGGAATGTAGAAGATAGAGCTTACATGAGCACATTGTTTGGTCACCAAAGTGAAGTGTTAGCAATCGATTGTTTGTGGCAAGAACGAGTGCTGGCTGTTGGGCGTGATCGGAGCATGCAATTGTTTAAg GTCCATGATGAGTCAAGGCTGATATTTCGTTCTTCTACATCATCCTTGGAGTGTTGCTGTTTTATTGACAACAGCGAATTTCTATCTGGATCAGATGATGGAAATATTGCACTTTGGGGCATACAAAAGAAGAAGCCTGTGTACATTGTTAAGAATGCTCATGCTTTGTCGACTGATGTCAATAATGGTGAACTGAAGGATAGAGGAAGAAATTACAATGGTCATATTG CATCTTCCTGGGTAAGTTCAGTTGGTGTATGTAGGGGCAGTGACCTTGCTGCCTCTGGAGCTGGGAATGGCTCTGTCCACTTATGGGCTATTGAAGGTGCTGGCAAAGGCATTCGGCCCTTGTATGATCTTCCATTG ATTGGATTTGTAAATTCCCTGGCTTTTGCAAAATCTGGAAAATTCCTTGTCGCTGGGGTTGGACAG GAACCTCGCCTAGGAAGATGGGGACACAATTCTGCTGCTCGAAATGGAGTTGCAATTCAGCGGTTGAAGCTTTTGTAG